A genomic window from Cytobacillus suaedae includes:
- a CDS encoding DUF4181 domain-containing protein, which translates to MFIKVFKIKKEHYHTDFVNRKHQKINMIVVVIIIINFLLYYYLQQTNIISEMLFLGLCLVLLSIPSFIDAFFWWKDDNESRYFVLCIGEALFFIAIGLTIWQFGIFGLSTLYY; encoded by the coding sequence ATTTTCATAAAGGTATTCAAGATTAAAAAAGAGCATTATCATACGGATTTTGTTAACAGGAAACACCAAAAAATAAATATGATTGTTGTGGTTATCATTATTATTAATTTTCTGCTCTATTATTATCTTCAGCAAACTAATATTATTTCAGAGATGTTATTTTTAGGACTCTGTTTAGTTCTTTTATCTATACCTTCGTTTATTGACGCCTTCTTTTGGTGGAAGGATGATAATGAATCAAGGTATTTTGTGTTATGTATTGGAGAAGCACTATTTTTTATTGCTATTGGATTAACGATCTGGCAATTTGGTATTTTTGGATTAAGCACACTTTATTATTAA